A genomic segment from Streptomyces sp. NBC_01233 encodes:
- a CDS encoding IS3 family transposase, with protein sequence MTALVDEHPYLGVEPVLRELNIPSSTYYRWRQAETEPCERRRRDAELTSRIRQVHEESGGIYGSPRVHAVLKREGVHVGRKRVERLMRQAGLAGISPRRGKGFTRRDPDADLAPDLVQRDFTAAGPNRLWVTDLTMIPTGEGPLWLSAIRDAFSRRVVAWETSARADADLVLTSLEYALASREVAPGELIHHADHGCQYTSVKLTTRLVRAGIQASMGSVGDSYDNALAENLWMVIKTECIRGRVFATRAEANLALFEYIDGFYNPRRIQKRLGYLSPIEYEEKHYANQAATEQVNLKPRQPTLTS encoded by the coding sequence CTCCTCCACCTACTACCGGTGGCGCCAGGCCGAGACCGAACCGTGCGAACGGCGCCGCCGGGATGCCGAGCTGACCAGCAGGATCCGGCAGGTCCACGAGGAGTCCGGCGGGATCTACGGCTCACCCCGCGTGCACGCCGTCCTCAAGCGTGAGGGCGTCCACGTCGGCAGGAAGCGCGTCGAGCGGCTCATGCGCCAGGCCGGCCTGGCCGGGATCAGTCCCCGCCGGGGCAAGGGTTTCACTCGCCGTGACCCGGACGCCGATCTGGCCCCTGACCTGGTGCAACGCGACTTCACCGCGGCCGGGCCGAACCGGCTGTGGGTTACCGACCTGACCATGATCCCCACCGGGGAGGGGCCGTTGTGGCTGTCCGCGATCCGCGACGCGTTCTCCCGCCGGGTGGTGGCCTGGGAGACCTCCGCCCGCGCCGACGCCGATCTGGTCCTGACCTCGCTGGAATACGCCCTGGCCAGCCGCGAGGTCGCCCCCGGAGAGCTTATTCACCACGCCGACCACGGCTGTCAATACACGTCCGTGAAGCTCACAACACGCCTGGTCAGGGCCGGGATCCAGGCTTCCATGGGCTCGGTCGGCGACTCGTACGACAACGCCCTCGCGGAGAACCTGTGGATGGTCATCAAGACCGAGTGCATCCGCGGCCGCGTCTTCGCCACCAGGGCCGAGGCGAACCTCGCGCTCTTCGAGTACATCGACGGCTTCTACAACCCCCGCCGCATCCAGAAACGGCTCGGCTACCTCAGCCCCATCGAGTACGAGGAGAAGCACTACGCCAACCAGGCAGCGACCGAACAAGTGAACCTGAAACCACGTCAACCCACCCTGACCAGCTAG